The Mangrovibacterium diazotrophicum DNA window GTTGTTTCCCCTGTATTTTCCCTGGGTATACCCGCGGACATCGGTTCCGCCAATTACAAATTGCTGGTTAAACGACAAGTCGCCGATACCTACTCCACCATAAAAGCGGACAGCCAATACGTCGTTAAAAGATCGAACCGAAAAATATTGATTGTACTGCAGATCGATATTTCGCGACACAAAGTCGTTCCCCATCCACTCCGGGAAAGTGGTGAACTGAATCTTTGAATTGGACCCGCTAAATGGATTATATACGTTATTCCTCGAATCCAGTATCAGCTGAGCACCAACCGACTGTAATGCCGCTTCCAGATCGACAGGCGTATCCGCAAAATTTGTTTGAAAATCAACGTAGGTGTAACTCAAGCCCCCGTACAAATGCTCAACTATTTTCCGGTTAATAATGAACACGAAGAAATTGGCACGGGTATCGTACGGAATCCACCAATTCAACAGGTTCAGGAAAAACTGAAAGTTTAAGGTTCCCGTTCCAACCCCGGTTGAAATCCGCCAGGTATCTTCTTTCAGATAGAACATACCAAACGCTCCTGCCCCCCAACTTTCGTTTGCTGAATACAATCCAAGCGCACCAATCGTCGATAGCGGTGATAGCGTATCGTTTCTTAGTGGATTCAGCTGGATCATCGGAACAACACCTGTTATCATTCCTATTGACCGATTATAATTTACATACGGTAGGGGTATAAATTTGAAGTTATAACCGGAATGATCCAGTCGTTCTTTCTTTTCTTTTACGATTTGCTTTTCATCGTCGACAACTTCTTGGGCCACGACTGAAATAGACAATAACAGCAGGAGTGTTAGGCTAAGAATCTGTTTCATATTCTAATTTTAATCCAGAGAAGGACAACTCATTAGGTGGGTATCCCGGGGTTTCTTCTATTAAAGATAATTAGAAATGATGAAAATAGCAGCACACCAAACTGAATACAATTATTTTTTAATGGAACGCTAACTGCTGCACTTTAAGGTGTCGCAAAAATTCGAATGAATCAAAGCCAAAATCTTCAATTACGGCTATTTACGGGGCTTCAAAAAGAAGAGGGTAATCATCATCAGGGCAGCTACAAACTCGCAGCCGATACTGGTAAACATCAAAACCGACACATAAAGCATGTTATCGTGTGACAGGAAAGCAAATGCGCCGTCCATATAAACCAATCCAAAAATGATCAGCAAAATGCCAATGCCGATATATTCGCCTTTCCTGTTCTTGCTATTACGCCTGTTAGCCCGGATTACTTTGACGTAGGCTGCAATAAATACCAGCCGTATCGCAATGGCGAGTGAGATCCCAATTGTTGCTGATGTCGGATTTGCTCCAGGGGTCGTATCCTTGAGAATGCCCTGAATGACGGGAAACATCAGCAAAATTGACAGCACGACCAAGCCAACTGAGATCACCAAAATTCGTTCATTCCGCTGCACGTTTTCCATAGCCAGCTATTTACTTGCAGGACACCAAAATTGAAAACGTTCCAATTCGGCCCTCCCCTTTTAGCATACGTTTGCAAAGCGCAGCTGTTGCCCCGAAAGAAAAATGATTTCAGTTTTGTTGCCGGTATTCCTGCGGCGTCATTCCGGTTTTATTCTTAAACAGCCGGCTAAAATAGTGCGGATAGTTAAACCCCAAACGGTAAGCAATCCCACTAACCGATTCAGACTCACTCAGCAAAATTGTTTTGGCTTTGTCGATGATGTAGTTGTTGATCTGATCCTTGGCGTTGTAACCGGTTTCCTTTTTCAACAAATCACTCAAATAATTGGCAGAAAGGTGCACTCTCTGTGCGAAATATTCAATGGTGGGCATTCCTGTTTCAGCCAGTTTTCCACTTTCATAATAATCGGCTAACAACATCTGAAACCTGCTGACCACATCGGAATGCTGCGCCGACCTGGTGTTGAACTGACGCTCGTAATACCGTGTAGCCAGGTTCAGCAAAAGCTCCAGAGAAGACGCAATAACCGTCTGGCTGTGATTGTCGATTCTTTCCGAGATTTCGCCCCGGACAAAGTTCATGCAGTCCGTAATTGTTTTCTGCTCTGCCGGCGATAAATGTAATGCCTCGTGCACGTCGTACGAAAAGAATTTGTAGCTGTCGATGGTCTTTCCAAGCGGCATATTTCGAATTAAGTCGGGATGAAAGAACAGCATCCATCCCTGGATTTCGTCTTTCTTTTGCGCTCTCAAAACCGATTGCACCTGGTTGGGAGCCGTAAAGAAAAGAACACCTTCGTCAAAATCATAAGTATTTCGCCCGTATTGCAGGCCACAGCTTTTATCTTTTAAGCCAATCGAATACAAATCGGTTAAGGTTCTCATTCCCACCAAACTCTCGGGAATCGCCCACTCCGATACATCGATAATGCTGATGAGCGGATGCGTAGGTTTATGAAATCCGCACAACTCGTGCAAATGGCTCACTGATTTGATATGTACGATTTCGTCCATCATGAATTACAGCTCAAGATAGGATTTAATTCTATTTAAACTGGCTCATAATCATCTTGTCGAACACGCGATCACCAAACCATTTCCGGATTGCCAAAGCCGGCTTAGCCATGTAACCTTTCACATAACGGGTTTTCGGCTTTGGATCGGTTGCTGCCTGCGCGATTGTTTTTCCCAGCACATCAACATCGGTCAGCCGATCTCCGGTGTAGTTGATCTCCATGCTGTCAGCCACCTGGTTGGCAAAAGCTGCATAAACGCCTTTACCCGACGTTTCTCTCAGGTTATCGGCCGCAATCGTTCCCCAAGGTGTTTTAATGCCTCCGGGTTCCACCACCACCACATCGATACCAAATGCTTTTAGTTCCAGCCGAAGACAATCGCTCCAGCCTTCAACAGCATGTTTAGTTGCATGATACCAGGCACCCATTGGAGTGTACATTTTTCCGCCCATCGACGAGATGTTGACGATTCGCCCGCTGTTACTCATGCGCATACTGGGCAACACCAGCTGGGTTAAACGAGCCATTCCAAACAGATTGACTTCGAATTGCCGGCGAGCCTCATTCAAGGGAACATCCTCCACCGCACCATACGATCCGTATCCAGCATTGTTGATGAGAATATCAATTTTACCGTCCTGATCTATAATGGCATTGACAGCTTCAACCATCGAACGCTCGCTCGTTAAATCCAGCGAAATGACATTGATGCCACTTTCCTTCAGATCTTCCATTTTTTCGGTTCTCCGCGCAGCTGCATAAACGTTGTAGCCTTGCTTGTTGAGAATATGCGCGGCCGATTTTCCCATCCCCGAGCTTGCTCCTGTAATCAATACAACTTGTTTCATAGCTTTCCTGTTTTTTTTTATCACAACAATACAAAAGTAGACTATCGGCTCCACCTATTTCAACACAAAAAAGGGATGCTAGAACACTTTTTACGAAACTGGATTGGTATTTAAATTTAAGCCCTGTTTTTGACTTGGAAGGAGTTTCGAAGAACATTACAGCCTAATCCCCTCAGCATGAAAGACTAGTCCGTTAGGTTCGAAATCTAGTTTTTCACTCGCAATACAACCGTCCCGGCAATTAAGTCGTGTAAAGCCCGCCGGCGGCTATTAAAGAGCATGGTGACAATTTCCAAAAATGACCATAGTACAACAATCCAGATCATGAACGCTGCCGATGTGGATAAAAGATCATCACTGCCGAGCCAACCGTTAGCAAAAAATAAGCCGAGAAATAAACTCAATGTGAGCGGTACGCTATCGCGAAGAAATGCCTGACGGAATCGAATAACTGTTTTTTCCGATTTGTCGAATACTTTGACACCAAGTAGCATCTTACCAATAGTTTGCCCCGATATACTGTGCAGCAAGATGCTGTAAGCAAAAGGCAACAACAAGTCGACTGCTGCGAACATGTTGTTGCCTATCGCCGATTCTGTTATCGCGAAGTACCCCAAAAGTGTTCCTGCCATTCTCAGCAGAAAACCGTCAACCGAATTTGCAGCAGCCCGGCGCCAAAAAGTTTGATAGCGATCATTCTCTATTTCGGAGGGAGCGATGCGGCTAATATCCTGTTTCAGGGTCGACTTTAACCGACGATATTCTTCTGCCACTTCACCTCTTTCCTCCAATATTTCAAGCGCGATCAACTTTAACGTGTCGTCCTGTTCCGGCCGTTCCAGAACAGCCATCAACTCAGCACTCGTCTTTTTACTGTAAATTTTATAGTAGAAGTTATCTTGACTCATTCCGTCGGGGTTTATTAATTCTCTTCGCGACAACAAATGTGTTAGCTATTGCGGCTCTTCAATGCGTTTTTAACAGCCTTGTTTGGCTTCACGCCATGGGCGGGGTCGGCACAATAATCCAGGAATATTTCCCGCGCATTTGCGCTCAGCTGTTCCGAGGATTTGTCTTCAAACTTTTCGGAAACGGCAGCACTTGTAAGGGCAGCCATGTACACACCGGATAAATTAAGGTCTTTCCCGCAGAAATCGACAAAATCTGGACCAATGCCAAACGTGTAATCCGGGGTTCCTTCCATCCAGCGCATGATAAACTGAAGGCATTGTACCTTGCCTAATTCGTTTGCCTCAAGGGCCTGTCCCAAAATATAATCAGCGCATTTGCCAACCTGCTCTTCTACCGATTTATAGTCTTCGGCTTTTACTAATTTGATATCAGCCAATTTTGAAAAATCCTGCGCAAAAGCCCCCATTTGCAGGCCTGCAAGCACAAATAAAAAGATGAAATTCTTCATGTTTCCGTTTTGTTAGGTTATTCAGTAAATATTGATTGAAAGTAATTTTCACCAGCTCCTGCACGCCCGCTTCACTTTCCCCACTCTAACCAACATCACCAACTGCAATTATTGCCAGTGCGCTGCGCTGTTCTAATTTACAAAAAATACACTCCGCCCTTCCTACTGACTATAATTTAGTTTCAGTCTAAACAAAACAAGCGATGTAACAGCCGGTTTCCGGCAAGTCTTTCCGAAACTGCAGGCCAATTCGTCGTATTTAATATTCATAAGGAGATTAGCCGGTGGTAGTTATTCTTCATCACTCTGCTGAAGCAGGAGATCAATCAGCTAATGAATCACGGGGTCTTTGTTTGATATTGTTCAAACTGAAAGCGAAGTATTTGTAATTGTTCTTTCGTGAGGTTGTGGTCGAAACCGATACAATAACCTTCGGCATCCAGGTACACGTCCATGTAGTTCGTCTGGATTTCATAATCGGCACCGTTGGGATGGTAAGTCAGCACGCTCGTAATAAGGTAAGAGGCTAGTTCTGTTCCCTTGCTATTTTCATCCAACAGAAAATTTGATGATTCGATATCGCCGGGAAGTACACGCACTCGGCTGTAATATTCGTAGACGAACACTTTTCCGCCATCTGAAAAGACAATCTCTTCTACCGGAATTCCCAGTCGAGCTTGTACCGTAATCTCGTCCTGCCCGACAATGCCGGATTTGATGGCTTTGTTGGCCAATCGGATCGTGGATGAACAGGAGACGAAACAAAACGACAAAATAAACAGCAATGCGACAGGCTTCACAATTAGCTGATTTTATGGTTTTCTAACGGTTTTTTACGATAAAAACAGCTAAAATGTTGGAAGGCCGGAATTAACAGCAGAAACCTGTTCAATCTAAAGATAGCTCTGAAATAACCTCTCTATTTGGTCGGTTGATAGCGTTTAAATTGCTCCCGAAGTAACTGCAATTGTTCTTTGGTTAGGTTATGTTCAAACCCAACGCAATTTCCCTGTTTGTCCAGGTACACTTCCAGGTAAGTCGTATATTTTCCGGATATGGCATTGCTTGAATCGTAAGTCAGCGTGCTTATAACATCGCCAATGTCCAAACCACTTTGGTGTCCAAATTCATCTACCCGGAAACTTTTTGATTTGACATTCGCGGGAGCTTTGTACCCACTTCGGCTATAATACTCGTACACCAATGTTTTTTCGCCATTTGGTTTCGAGATCGTTCTTACCGGATACCCAAGCCTCGAATTAATCGTGCTCTCGTTCTGCCCAACAATGCCATTACTGATGGCTTTATTTGCCAATTTAGTAGTTGTTGCGCAAGCCATAACACAAAACGAGCATACAAGCACCACCACGATATTTTTCACAACTAGTTGATTTTATGGTTTTCTATTCCATTTTCTACGGAAAAAGAAACGATAATGTTGGCCGATTGAATTCCTCAGCTGCAAAGCATCAATATCGCTTTACTCAACGGTATAACCGATGTAAAAATTGATTTCAGTTTGTGTGTTCTTCGCGAACTTGATATCCTTCGCTTCTTCAATCAATCTCTCCCACTCTTCATATTGATATTGACATTTTATGGTGTAAGTTCCCGGCGCCATTTTCAGCGAATAATACCCGGTTGTATCGTTGGTTGTTTGCAAATCCGTGTGTTCGCCCCAAACCGTAAATTCATTTTCACGATAATATTCTTCACCAGGCCAATCGACGTGATAAATATGCCCAAAGACCAGGGTTGAATCGAGGAGTGTGGTATCTGAACTGGTACCAACTTCTGTCCATCCATCAACAAATTGGCGGTTAAGACATGAACCGGTAATTATTAGTAGCACTACGAATGGCAATAACATTTTGATTTCTTTCATAAGCTAAGTCTTTTGAATAGTTACCAGCGTAAAAACATGGCTTAAAGGATTCCTATCTTAACCCGATCATTATTTTGCGTTTGCTCTTTCGGGACTTAATGACTTCCAGTTTCGCGATAAACTCTTCTTTAATGCCAATCACTTCCGAAAAATCAACTTCATTGTCGTCAACGAATAAGCTGTAGTTCTCTTTAAGCGCATCGTAGTCCGGCAAGTTGATTTTCTTCTTTGATTTTGCTTTCACCATCTTATCCAGCTTTGTCCACACATACACTTTGCTGTAAATCTTAACAACTCCCCCGGGAGATTCGGGAAACAAGTTGTTTTCCGCCGTAGTTTTGAACACTTGAATACAGGCGATATCATTCGGCTGCACAGTATTGAGATCCAAACTATCGGCCTTTACGCCGTCAATAAAAATCGTGGGGTTAATCGGCTTTGGGCCTTTATAAACGTTCTTGTTCGTGTTATAACTGATCTTGATATCGTTGTTTTCCGTCGGTTCAAAATCCGTGAACGTCCAACTGAATTGCTTGCCGGATATTTCACAATTGGCCGGTGTTTGCGACAAAACAGAATCCTGCTCAATGTCTTTCAGGTTGACAATAATCTCGGCTTTCCCGATTGTCCCTTCCCAACCGGCTCCGGTACTTAGCAGGTAGGTGAAAAACCGTTCATTGCTTTTGTAACGCATTCCACAGGGCAACGAATACTGCACCTCAATCGTCTTCGATTCTCCCTTCTCAAACTCACTATTCCATAAATACCAGTCCTTTTCATCGGGAGATCCGCTCCCCTCAGCGCCTCCGGAGGCAGAAGTAAACGCGATGGTTTTACCATTTTCCTTTACGGCAAAACGGTCTCCGTTCTGATGCTTTTCCATGCTGAAATGGTAGAAACGCATGTCGGGAAAACCAATCTGAAGTTTTTCCGGTTCTCCGAGGTTTCTCATGTAAAACACACAGGTCACAACCGAACTGTCGTTGTACAGGTCAATCTCGACTCTCTCCGATTCCATGCGAATCGAAGTCGCAGCTTTCGGGCTGATGCTTTTTGCTTTAATGGGGTTAGGTGCAATGTCGGCAAACAGGCTTGTTTGCAAACAAATTAGTGCCAAAATTGCCAGGATAATTTTCGTTGTTTTCATCGTTTTCAGGGTGTTTGTTTCACTTGGTTTCGGGTCAGTATTTCCATCATCAATCACGTCTAGTACAACTTCATAATAAATTGAGCAGGAAGCAGCTTTTACCTGCTCTCAACGTAACTGAATTTATTAAATTTCGATGGTAGCTGGTTCGTAATTGTCAGATCATTGGATGTAATGGTCGGCTCAATTCGTATCACTTTTGTTTTTTCGTCGATCTCGATCCGATGGGAACTTTTGAACTTAAACATGTCTACATGCAGTAGTTTGAAATCATAGGTCCCGCTACCCAGTTCCATAATGGCATATTCACTGGCACCAACCTGCCCCATCGGCTTTTCATCAATCCACAGATTTAGCCTCGCGGTATTGTCAACCTTATGCAGGATATCTGCTCCGTTGTAGATCAAGATCCTTCCATTTCCTAATTGATCAAGGTCCACCGTCTCCGTTTTATTTTCCTGATAATCGTAGCTTGAAGTGATCGGTTGTAAGGCGCAGGCATTAAACGCAAACGCCACTAAAACGACAAAAAAAACTCTAAGCGCGGTTTTCATATTTTGGTTGTTAGTTGTTGTTTTATTTCATTAATTCCAGATAGTTTTTCACAAAATAAGCCCAATCATCCAACCTGTCATAAAGTTGATCAGTCGAAGGAAACGGTATTAATATATCAGGGGCAATTCCAATGTTATCAAAAGGATGCTCGGGTAACCTTTGCGATCGCGTCATTGGAAATATCAAATCAAAGTTCCCTGAAGGGAATTTTTGTGAAACAGCATTTGAATAATCAAGTACACCAGCTGTGTTGTGGTTCCCAAACAGGGTAACTTTTTGGCTATTTTTTGCAGCCAGCAAAAATTGTTCTGCCGATGAAGCATTCCTTTCATTGATTATGATCCCAACCTTTTTCGGATTTAAATAAACACGTTTTGTTTGGTCTACTTTATCATCGTCAAACATCGATACAGTCACAAAACCACCTACATTCTTTTTCATAGCATCCAACAATGATTCAGTCCATCGAATGCCCTCCTCACCGTCTATAATTTCGCCAGCTTTTAAAGCTTCTTCAAAGAACTCTATGTTTCCTTTACTTGCGTACCATTCAACTCCCTTCGTTTCATACGGGTTTGTATAAATAAGCTCGGCCAGCTTTTGAAAATAATTGTCCTGTCCTCCACCGTTATTCCTTAGGTCAATAATTAAGTTAGGCCGGGACATTATTTCTTGCCAGTGCTGGGTTACAATGCTATTAGAGTAATCTGATTCAAAATCAGTAATGCGCAGATAGTATGTACTGTCACTCAAAGATGTTGCTACCGGATAGGTGTTTGTTCCGTTCGGATTTTTCGGGGTATAAGAATATAGAAAAGCTTTGTTTAATGTTTCGTTTGATGATTGTCGGACAAACCATGTATCTCCATTTATTTCCAATATTTTATTGTCAATATAGAGCGCCGCTTTGCCTTTGTGATTGTAAGAATATGCAGGATTCACAGAAGTTACGCAAAACTCATTATTTCCCAATTCTGAAAATTCAAACATCACCTGATTACCTTCAAAATTTGGATATCGAATAGCAATTCCGACATAGCTTCCATCATTTTCTTTTGTTACAGCTATTTTACCTCTAAAGCCAATCCAGATTCCTTCTATCGATTGACCGGAATTTGAAATACTGTCAATCGTGATATCATAATATTGTGCCTGTGTTTTTGCTTGTTCAACTGTACTTCGACTTATACTGCGTCTTTTAACTCTCAAATGATTGTCTTTAAACCAAAAAGTATAGAGCCCCAAACATTTTCCGCAGGAATCCGGATATTGAATAATTCGATTTCTCAGATCATGTTCCAAAGCTTTTAGATCTGCCAATGTTTCATCATTTACTTTATCCTTGTATCCGGGATAGTCATTTTTAATTTTTTCAACGAGGTAATCGAAATCGTTTAGGCATTCGTTTTCCTGTGCACTCCCGACTAGTGAAATGGCTATTACGAAACTTAAAAACAATACTTTTTTAATCACAGTGTGTTTGCTTAGAGTTGACTAAAACGGTTACCTACAAGTTGTCGCGTTTGATCGAGAGTCCGGGCGTCGAACCGCACACCCCCAACCATACCACCGTTCAACCGTTTGCTAACGCCTCCGGCCTTTTCAGAACTTTCCGAAAAAGTTGGAAATATCAAAATAGATACTCTTTGCTTCACCATCGGAAGTGATGATATCGATGATGTCGTAGGGTTTCTTTTGGTCATAAGTGAGTGACTGGCCTTGTGATTTGTATCCGGGATAGTTTTTCCGGAGCCATTCGTATTCCGCACCCACTCCTTTTGATTCACTCTTTTCAGTAATCACGATCGCTTTTTCAAAGGAAGATCCATCTCTTCCCGACGATATTGTCGTATTCTCCGGTGAAGGTGCATTGTTCGACAATTTATTTGTTGTCGAACAGGAAGCCATCGTTAAGGTGATTGCCAGTAAAATTAAAATCTTTCTCATTCTCGTTTGGGTTAATTGGTTTCTGATGGTGTCAAATTGGTTGGAGTTCGCATGCACATTGGTGCTAGCGGCTCGAACGATTAATTATTACCACACGTTTTTTATTTTTTTTCTTTCCATTCCATTGCTCTTTTTTCAAGATTCTCGAGACCGTATGGTTGTTTGTCAATATCGAATTCAGTTTCATATTTTCCCCATCCCATAAACACAAAGTATTTTGTCATGGCGTCGAAATGGGAATCAGCATAAAAAGAGTGGATAATTTTAGAGTCCGGTTCTAACAAACTTCTTGATTCTTCTCCTAAATCTCCAGAGAAACATAAAGAAGTTAATCCTTCTCTATAT harbors:
- a CDS encoding helix-turn-helix domain-containing protein, with the translated sequence MMDEIVHIKSVSHLHELCGFHKPTHPLISIIDVSEWAIPESLVGMRTLTDLYSIGLKDKSCGLQYGRNTYDFDEGVLFFTAPNQVQSVLRAQKKDEIQGWMLFFHPDLIRNMPLGKTIDSYKFFSYDVHEALHLSPAEQKTITDCMNFVRGEISERIDNHSQTVIASSLELLLNLATRYYERQFNTRSAQHSDVVSRFQMLLADYYESGKLAETGMPTIEYFAQRVHLSANYLSDLLKKETGYNAKDQINNYIIDKAKTILLSESESVSGIAYRLGFNYPHYFSRLFKNKTGMTPQEYRQQN
- a CDS encoding BamA/TamA family outer membrane protein is translated as MKQILSLTLLLLLSISVVAQEVVDDEKQIVKEKKERLDHSGYNFKFIPLPYVNYNRSIGMITGVVPMIQLNPLRNDTLSPLSTIGALGLYSANESWGAGAFGMFYLKEDTWRISTGVGTGTLNFQFFLNLLNWWIPYDTRANFFVFIINRKIVEHLYGGLSYTYVDFQTNFADTPVDLEAALQSVGAQLILDSRNNVYNPFSGSNSKIQFTTFPEWMGNDFVSRNIDLQYNQYFSVRSFNDVLAVRFYGGVGIGDLSFNQQFVIGGTDVRGYTQGKYRGNNQLALQAEYRWNPFNKVGFVGFGGIASILDSVNDGDNGKILPGAGLGFRYVLLEKTGIRVGLDLAKGQDDWGVYFRIGEAF
- a CDS encoding putative periplasmic lipoprotein; translated protein: MRKILILLAITLTMASCSTTNKLSNNAPSPENTTISSGRDGSSFEKAIVITEKSESKGVGAEYEWLRKNYPGYKSQGQSLTYDQKKPYDIIDIITSDGEAKSIYFDISNFFGKF
- a CDS encoding S41 family peptidase — translated: MIKKVLFLSFVIAISLVGSAQENECLNDFDYLVEKIKNDYPGYKDKVNDETLADLKALEHDLRNRIIQYPDSCGKCLGLYTFWFKDNHLRVKRRSISRSTVEQAKTQAQYYDITIDSISNSGQSIEGIWIGFRGKIAVTKENDGSYVGIAIRYPNFEGNQVMFEFSELGNNEFCVTSVNPAYSYNHKGKAALYIDNKILEINGDTWFVRQSSNETLNKAFLYSYTPKNPNGTNTYPVATSLSDSTYYLRITDFESDYSNSIVTQHWQEIMSRPNLIIDLRNNGGGQDNYFQKLAELIYTNPYETKGVEWYASKGNIEFFEEALKAGEIIDGEEGIRWTESLLDAMKKNVGGFVTVSMFDDDKVDQTKRVYLNPKKVGIIINERNASSAEQFLLAAKNSQKVTLFGNHNTAGVLDYSNAVSQKFPSGNFDLIFPMTRSQRLPEHPFDNIGIAPDILIPFPSTDQLYDRLDDWAYFVKNYLELMK
- a CDS encoding oxidoreductase; the encoded protein is MKQVVLITGASSGMGKSAAHILNKQGYNVYAAARRTEKMEDLKESGINVISLDLTSERSMVEAVNAIIDQDGKIDILINNAGYGSYGAVEDVPLNEARRQFEVNLFGMARLTQLVLPSMRMSNSGRIVNISSMGGKMYTPMGAWYHATKHAVEGWSDCLRLELKAFGIDVVVVEPGGIKTPWGTIAADNLRETSGKGVYAAFANQVADSMEINYTGDRLTDVDVLGKTIAQAATDPKPKTRYVKGYMAKPALAIRKWFGDRVFDKMIMSQFK
- a CDS encoding DUF4424 family protein; translated protein: MKTTKIILAILALICLQTSLFADIAPNPIKAKSISPKAATSIRMESERVEIDLYNDSSVVTCVFYMRNLGEPEKLQIGFPDMRFYHFSMEKHQNGDRFAVKENGKTIAFTSASGGAEGSGSPDEKDWYLWNSEFEKGESKTIEVQYSLPCGMRYKSNERFFTYLLSTGAGWEGTIGKAEIIVNLKDIEQDSVLSQTPANCEISGKQFSWTFTDFEPTENNDIKISYNTNKNVYKGPKPINPTIFIDGVKADSLDLNTVQPNDIACIQVFKTTAENNLFPESPGGVVKIYSKVYVWTKLDKMVKAKSKKKINLPDYDALKENYSLFVDDNEVDFSEVIGIKEEFIAKLEVIKSRKSKRKIMIGLR
- a CDS encoding RDD family protein, producing the protein MSQDNFYYKIYSKKTSAELMAVLERPEQDDTLKLIALEILEERGEVAEEYRRLKSTLKQDISRIAPSEIENDRYQTFWRRAAANSVDGFLLRMAGTLLGYFAITESAIGNNMFAAVDLLLPFAYSILLHSISGQTIGKMLLGVKVFDKSEKTVIRFRQAFLRDSVPLTLSLFLGLFFANGWLGSDDLLSTSAAFMIWIVVLWSFLEIVTMLFNSRRRALHDLIAGTVVLRVKN